The following proteins come from a genomic window of Sphaerisporangium rubeum:
- a CDS encoding erythromycin esterase family protein: MPEHLFHDRRDAGRGLAALLGAYRGRRDVVVLAMPPGGAAVAAEIAEALHAPLDVLVVRELGVPGQEDLVMGAVAAGGLITLNDDVIRGLSVEPEVVEHVAAREGREVRRFERHYRRGRPPRPVEGGVAILADDGLGTGARLRAAVQALRRLGPARLVVALPAACEPSVRELSAEADEVVCAVGPAAFLAPERCYRRAAGTGAAEVREMLDRRAAGRSVGRAPGDEAVAVEPLAGRARTEALLDLVGDARLVLVGAASHGTHEFHAARVELTRALIEEKGFAAVALLADWPDACRADRYVRGAGGDADAEEALRGFRRFPAWAWRNTEVLDFVEWLRRHNDGLAPGVPATGLYGLDLYALHRTATEIVAALDATDPPAAARARARLARGHLGCGCGEAGDPVFDAACGAGERREAEMVTRLAWLRRETLRRAREQGLPAEDELFYGEHVARVVETDGEYDRALFRGHVSSWNVRTRHMAGTLDALLDHLDRRLDRPARIVVWGTIPHLGDACATEAACRGELSVGRLVRERHPGAARLLGLTTYSGTVTAAPRFGAPPAAVRPEPAVPGSVEALLHETGAKDFLVTFPGEGPLDVSRPERVLPDVIPPDGLAGGHVRARIGGQFDAVVHFDETHAVRPLDLAAAFTR; this comes from the coding sequence ATGCCCGAGCATCTCTTCCACGACCGCCGGGACGCCGGCCGGGGACTCGCCGCGCTGCTCGGCGCCTACCGGGGACGCCGGGACGTGGTGGTGCTCGCCATGCCGCCGGGTGGCGCGGCCGTGGCCGCCGAGATCGCCGAGGCGCTGCACGCTCCGCTGGACGTGCTCGTGGTCCGCGAGCTCGGCGTGCCGGGACAGGAGGACCTGGTCATGGGTGCGGTCGCCGCCGGCGGCCTGATCACGCTGAACGACGACGTCATCCGGGGCCTGTCGGTGGAACCGGAGGTGGTGGAGCACGTCGCGGCCAGAGAGGGACGCGAGGTGCGGCGCTTCGAGCGGCACTACCGCAGGGGCCGTCCACCGCGGCCGGTCGAAGGCGGCGTCGCGATCCTCGCCGACGACGGCCTCGGCACCGGCGCGCGGCTGCGGGCCGCCGTCCAGGCGCTGCGCCGCCTCGGCCCGGCCCGCCTGGTGGTGGCGCTGCCGGCCGCCTGCGAGCCGTCCGTGCGTGAGCTCTCCGCCGAGGCCGACGAGGTGGTGTGCGCCGTCGGCCCCGCGGCGTTCCTCGCGCCGGAACGCTGCTACCGCAGGGCCGCCGGGACCGGCGCCGCAGAGGTGCGCGAGATGCTGGACCGCCGCGCCGCCGGCCGTTCGGTGGGCCGGGCCCCCGGTGACGAGGCGGTCGCCGTGGAGCCGCTGGCCGGCCGCGCGAGGACCGAGGCGCTGCTCGATCTGGTCGGCGACGCACGCCTGGTGCTGGTCGGCGCCGCGTCGCACGGCACCCATGAGTTCCACGCGGCACGGGTGGAGCTGACCAGGGCTCTGATCGAGGAGAAGGGGTTCGCCGCCGTCGCTCTGCTCGCCGACTGGCCGGACGCCTGCCGCGCCGACCGCTACGTCAGAGGCGCCGGCGGGGACGCCGACGCCGAGGAGGCGCTGCGCGGTTTCCGCCGTTTCCCCGCCTGGGCCTGGCGCAACACGGAGGTGCTGGACTTCGTCGAATGGCTGCGGCGCCACAACGACGGCCTGGCCCCCGGCGTCCCCGCCACCGGTCTGTACGGCCTCGACCTGTACGCGCTGCACCGCACCGCCACCGAGATCGTCGCCGCGCTCGACGCCACCGACCCGCCGGCCGCCGCACGCGCGCGCGCCAGGCTGGCGCGCGGCCACCTCGGCTGCGGCTGCGGCGAGGCCGGAGACCCGGTGTTCGACGCCGCCTGCGGGGCCGGCGAGCGGCGTGAGGCCGAGATGGTCACGCGGCTGGCCTGGCTGCGCCGCGAGACCCTGCGGCGGGCCAGGGAGCAGGGCCTGCCGGCCGAGGACGAACTGTTCTACGGCGAGCATGTGGCGCGGGTCGTCGAGACCGACGGTGAGTACGACAGAGCGCTGTTCCGGGGCCACGTCTCCTCCTGGAACGTCCGGACCCGGCACATGGCCGGCACGCTCGACGCGCTGCTCGATCATCTCGACCGGCGCCTCGACCGTCCGGCACGGATCGTGGTCTGGGGCACCATCCCGCATCTCGGCGACGCCTGCGCCACCGAGGCCGCCTGCCGCGGCGAGCTCAGCGTCGGCCGCCTGGTTCGCGAGCGCCACCCCGGCGCGGCACGCCTGCTCGGCCTCACCACCTACTCCGGCACGGTGACCGCCGCCCCCCGCTTCGGTGCGCCACCCGCCGCCGTCCGGCCGGAGCCCGCGGTCCCCGGCAGCGTGGAGGCGTTGCTCCACGAGACGGGGGCCAAGGACTTCCTCGTCACCTTCCCCGGTGAGGGACCGCTCGACGTGTCCCGGCCCGAGCGGGTGCTCCCCGACGTCATCCCGCCGGACGGCCTCGCCGGCGGCCACGTCCGCGCCAGGATCGGCGGCCAGTTCGACGCGGTCGTCCACTTCGACGAGACCCACGCGGTGCGGCCCCTCGACCTCGCCGCCGCGTTCACCCGCTGA
- a CDS encoding family 2B encapsulin nanocompartment shell protein, translating into MTETLDAHENLQNGRQQRSLAPEAARNLATTTKSQPQMQNISSRWLLRMLPWVHVAGGTYRVNRRLTYDIGDGRLSFTVQGGDVRVVPPELRELALLRSFDDDSALEALADRFTQETYEPGDVIVERGGAADRVVLIAHGKASKIGAGEYGEETILAVMADGEYYGQEAIASTDPGTYEHTVKAVTATTALSLSRADFQELMGQSESLREHVAAQRAGHRPPHNKLGEAAIAITSGHYGEPLLDGTFVDYETSPREYDLSVAQTVLRIHSRVADLYNQPMNQTHQQLRLTVEALRERQEHEMINNREFGLLHNTDLRQRIQTRTGPPTPDDMDELLSRRRRTNIFLAHPRTIAAFGRECNKRGLYPDTVELNGHAIPAWRGVPVLPCNKIPISKTRTSSILAMRLGEEDQGVIGLHQTGLPDEYEPSLSVRFMGIDDQAIISYLVSAYYSVAVLVPDALGVLEHVEIGH; encoded by the coding sequence GTGACAGAGACGCTCGACGCGCATGAGAACCTGCAGAACGGCCGGCAGCAGCGAAGCCTCGCGCCTGAGGCGGCGCGCAATCTGGCGACCACGACCAAATCGCAGCCGCAAATGCAGAACATCTCTTCGAGATGGCTGCTGCGCATGCTGCCCTGGGTCCACGTCGCCGGCGGCACCTACCGCGTCAACCGCCGCCTCACCTACGACATCGGCGACGGCCGGCTCAGCTTCACCGTGCAGGGCGGCGACGTGCGGGTCGTGCCGCCGGAGCTGCGCGAGCTCGCGCTGCTGCGCAGCTTCGACGACGACTCGGCGCTGGAGGCGCTCGCCGACCGCTTCACGCAGGAAACCTACGAGCCCGGCGACGTCATCGTCGAGCGCGGCGGGGCCGCCGATCGCGTCGTCCTGATCGCGCACGGCAAGGCCAGCAAGATCGGCGCCGGTGAGTACGGCGAGGAGACCATCCTCGCCGTCATGGCCGACGGCGAGTACTACGGCCAGGAGGCCATCGCCTCCACCGACCCCGGCACCTACGAGCACACCGTCAAGGCGGTCACCGCGACCACCGCGCTCAGCCTGTCGCGTGCCGACTTCCAGGAGCTCATGGGACAGTCGGAGTCGCTGCGCGAGCACGTCGCCGCGCAGCGCGCGGGCCACCGGCCGCCGCACAACAAGCTCGGTGAGGCGGCGATCGCCATCACCTCCGGCCACTACGGCGAGCCCCTGCTCGACGGCACGTTCGTCGACTACGAGACCTCGCCGCGCGAGTACGACCTCAGCGTCGCGCAGACGGTGCTGCGCATCCACTCGCGGGTCGCCGACCTGTACAACCAGCCGATGAACCAGACGCACCAGCAGCTCCGCCTCACCGTCGAGGCGCTGCGCGAGCGTCAGGAACACGAAATGATCAACAACCGCGAGTTCGGGTTGCTGCACAACACCGACCTGCGCCAGCGCATCCAGACCCGCACCGGCCCGCCGACGCCGGACGACATGGACGAGCTGCTGTCGCGGCGGCGCAGGACCAACATCTTCCTCGCGCACCCGCGCACCATCGCCGCCTTCGGCCGCGAGTGCAACAAGCGCGGCCTGTACCCCGACACGGTCGAGCTCAACGGCCACGCCATCCCCGCGTGGCGTGGCGTGCCGGTCCTGCCGTGCAACAAGATCCCGATCAGCAAGACCCGCACCAGCTCCATCCTCGCCATGCGGCTCGGCGAGGAGGACCAAGGCGTCATCGGCCTCCACCAGACCGGTCTGCCGGACGAGTACGAGCCGAGCCTGTCGGTGCGGTTCATGGGGATCGACGACCAGGCGATCATCTCCTACCTCGTCAGCGCCTACTACTCGGTGGCGGTGCTCGTGCCGGACGCTCTCGGCGTGCTGGAGCACGTCGAGATCGGCCACTGA
- a CDS encoding family 2 encapsulin nanocompartment cargo protein polyprenyl transferase — protein MSGVMTGARPAPEVLAWSRDLVRPALRAAVETLPGSVREIAGYHFGWLDEQGRPAAAGGGKAIRPALVLLAAEAAGGRAADAVPGAVAVELVHNFSLLHDDVMDGDATRRHRPTAWRVFGVSHAILAGDALLTLAFEVLADSGHPGMRDAARGLAGAVLDLVEGQGADTSFETREEVGLEECVRMAERKTGALLGGACALGALLGGGDAGRVERLRAFGDRLGLAFQFVDDLLGIWGDPTVTGKPTHSDLRNRKKSLPVVAALSSGTPAGHDLAALYRGEHELDAADLTRAATLIEAAGARSWSRTRVDELFHEALTHLSSADPASRPAAELHALAHLIAHRDH, from the coding sequence ATGAGCGGGGTGATGACCGGCGCACGACCGGCACCTGAGGTGCTGGCGTGGAGCCGCGACCTGGTCCGGCCCGCCCTGCGCGCCGCCGTGGAGACCCTCCCCGGGTCCGTCAGGGAGATCGCGGGCTACCACTTCGGCTGGCTGGACGAGCAGGGACGTCCGGCGGCCGCAGGCGGCGGCAAGGCGATCAGGCCCGCGCTCGTCCTGCTCGCCGCCGAGGCGGCAGGCGGCCGGGCCGCGGACGCCGTGCCGGGGGCGGTCGCGGTCGAGCTGGTGCACAACTTCTCGTTGCTGCACGACGACGTGATGGACGGCGACGCGACCCGCCGCCACCGGCCCACCGCCTGGCGGGTCTTCGGGGTCAGCCACGCCATCCTCGCCGGGGACGCGCTGCTGACGCTCGCCTTCGAGGTGCTCGCCGACAGCGGTCACCCCGGCATGCGTGACGCGGCGCGCGGGCTCGCCGGCGCGGTGCTCGACCTCGTCGAGGGCCAGGGGGCCGACACGTCGTTCGAGACACGTGAGGAGGTCGGGCTGGAGGAGTGCGTGCGCATGGCCGAGCGCAAGACCGGCGCGCTGCTCGGCGGCGCGTGCGCGCTCGGCGCACTGCTCGGCGGCGGCGACGCCGGCCGGGTGGAGCGGCTGCGCGCGTTCGGCGACCGGCTGGGGCTGGCCTTCCAGTTCGTGGACGACCTGCTCGGCATCTGGGGTGATCCCACGGTGACCGGCAAGCCCACGCACTCCGACCTGCGCAACCGCAAGAAGTCACTGCCGGTGGTGGCGGCCCTGTCGTCCGGCACCCCGGCCGGACACGACCTCGCCGCGCTCTACCGCGGTGAACATGAGCTGGACGCCGCGGACCTCACCAGGGCCGCGACGCTGATCGAGGCGGCGGGTGCCCGGTCATGGAGCCGGACCCGTGTGGACGAACTTTTTCACGAGGCCCTCACCCACCTCTCGTCGGCCGACCCGGCCTCCCGGCCCGCCGCCGAACTCCACGCACTGGCCCACCTGATCGCACACCGCGACCACTGA
- a CDS encoding glycoside hydrolase family 6 protein — protein MGPHKSFWRRAMAGAAVMFATAVGLVAGPTAAHAAVNCQVTYTKSWEGGGGFGGEISIRNTGDPLSNWTLTFPFPSGQRVSNGWNGEWSQSGSNVTVRNASYNGSQGTGATFSVGFNGTYSGTNTNPSSFAINGTPCNGGQNQTPSLVVTPTSVTVPEGGTATYSVRLSSAPSSNVTVTTTAGSGDSDLSVASGGSLSFTTSNWQTAQTVTLRAAQDSDTTNGTRTFSVAASGITPVTVTATEADDDTSQGTQSLLVSPTAVPVPEGGTASYTVRLAIAPTGNVTVTNTAGSGDSDITVSSGGSLTFTTSNWQTPQTVTLAAAQDSDTTNGSRTITVASSGLNSISVTATEADDDTSQGTQSLVVSQTAVTVPEGGTASYTVRLAIAPSGSVTVTNTAGSGDTDITVSSGASLTFTTSNWQTPQTVTLAAAQDSDQTNGSRTINVASSGLTSVAVTATESDDDGGTTPTRVDNPYVGATGYVNPDWSSKAAAEPGGTRVSNYSTGVWIDRIAAIAGTSTAMGVKAHLDEAVRQDAANGSSAVTIQFVIYNLPNRDCSALASNGELKISENGLARYKAEYIDPIAAIMADPAYRNLRIVNIIEIDSLPNLVTNTNIAACAEAQSSGAYVQGVQYALNKLYPLGNTYNYIDAAHHGWLGWDTNFGPSAELFASTIRGTTAGFNSVTGFITNTSNYSALTEPYFTVNGTVNGQQIRQSRWVDWNMYIDELTFAQAFRTRLVSLGFPSTIGMLIDTGRNGWGGSARPSGPSTSTDLNTFVNQSKVDRRIHAGNWCNQSGAGIGERPRANPATGIDAYVWIKPPGESDGASQEIPNDQGKGFDRMCDPTYGGNALNGNNPTGALPDAPIAGAWFSAQFRQLMANAYPALS, from the coding sequence ATGGGACCCCACAAGAGCTTCTGGCGCAGAGCCATGGCGGGGGCGGCGGTCATGTTCGCCACCGCCGTCGGGCTCGTCGCCGGTCCGACGGCCGCGCACGCGGCGGTCAACTGCCAGGTCACGTATACGAAGTCGTGGGAAGGCGGCGGCGGCTTCGGCGGCGAGATCTCCATCCGCAACACCGGCGACCCGCTCAGCAACTGGACACTCACCTTCCCCTTTCCGAGCGGTCAGCGGGTCAGCAACGGCTGGAACGGCGAGTGGTCGCAGTCCGGCTCCAACGTGACCGTGCGGAACGCGTCGTACAACGGCAGCCAGGGCACGGGAGCCACCTTCAGTGTCGGCTTCAACGGCACCTACAGCGGCACCAACACCAACCCGAGCTCGTTCGCCATCAACGGCACCCCGTGCAACGGTGGCCAGAACCAGACCCCGAGCCTGGTCGTCACCCCGACCAGCGTCACGGTCCCCGAGGGTGGCACCGCCACCTACTCCGTGCGCCTGTCCTCCGCGCCGAGCAGCAACGTGACCGTCACCACGACGGCCGGCTCCGGTGACTCCGACCTCTCCGTCGCCAGCGGCGGCAGCCTGTCGTTCACCACGTCGAACTGGCAGACCGCGCAGACGGTGACGCTGCGGGCCGCGCAGGACTCCGACACCACCAACGGCACGCGGACCTTCTCGGTCGCGGCCAGCGGCATCACCCCGGTCACGGTCACCGCGACCGAGGCCGACGACGACACCAGCCAGGGCACCCAGTCACTGTTGGTCTCCCCGACCGCCGTGCCGGTCCCCGAGGGTGGCACCGCCAGCTACACCGTGCGCCTGGCGATCGCTCCCACCGGCAACGTGACGGTGACCAACACCGCCGGTTCCGGTGACTCGGACATCACCGTCAGCAGCGGCGGCAGCCTGACGTTCACCACGTCGAACTGGCAGACCCCGCAGACGGTGACGCTGGCCGCGGCGCAGGACTCCGACACCACCAACGGCAGCCGTACCATCACGGTCGCCTCCTCCGGCCTGAACTCGATCTCCGTGACCGCGACCGAGGCCGACGACGACACCAGCCAGGGCACCCAGTCGCTCGTGGTCTCCCAGACCGCCGTGACGGTCCCCGAGGGTGGCACCGCCAGCTACACCGTGCGCCTGGCGATCGCCCCCAGCGGCAGCGTGACGGTGACCAACACCGCCGGTTCCGGTGACACCGACATCACGGTCAGCAGCGGCGCGAGCCTGACGTTCACCACGTCCAACTGGCAGACCCCGCAGACAGTGACGCTCGCCGCGGCGCAGGACTCCGACCAGACCAACGGCAGCCGCACCATCAACGTGGCCTCCTCCGGTCTGACCTCGGTGGCGGTCACCGCGACCGAGTCCGACGACGACGGCGGCACGACCCCGACCCGCGTGGACAACCCGTACGTCGGCGCCACCGGCTACGTGAACCCCGACTGGTCGAGCAAGGCCGCGGCCGAGCCCGGCGGCACCCGCGTCTCGAACTACTCCACCGGTGTGTGGATCGACCGCATCGCCGCCATCGCCGGCACCAGCACCGCCATGGGTGTCAAGGCACACCTGGACGAGGCCGTCCGCCAGGACGCGGCCAACGGCAGCTCGGCGGTGACGATCCAGTTCGTCATCTACAACCTGCCGAACCGTGACTGCTCGGCTCTCGCCTCCAACGGCGAGCTGAAGATCTCCGAGAACGGCCTGGCCCGGTACAAGGCCGAGTACATCGACCCGATCGCGGCGATCATGGCGGACCCGGCCTACCGGAACCTGCGGATCGTCAACATCATCGAGATCGACTCGCTGCCGAACCTGGTCACCAACACCAACATCGCCGCCTGCGCCGAGGCGCAGAGCTCCGGTGCCTACGTGCAGGGTGTGCAGTACGCGCTGAACAAGCTGTACCCGCTCGGCAACACCTACAACTACATCGACGCCGCGCACCACGGCTGGCTCGGCTGGGACACCAACTTCGGCCCGTCGGCCGAGCTGTTCGCCTCGACCATCCGCGGCACCACCGCCGGCTTCAACAGCGTGACCGGCTTCATCACCAACACCTCCAACTACTCCGCGCTCACCGAGCCGTACTTCACGGTCAACGGCACGGTGAACGGCCAGCAGATCCGGCAGTCCCGCTGGGTCGACTGGAACATGTACATCGACGAGCTGACCTTCGCTCAGGCCTTCCGCACCCGCCTGGTGTCGCTGGGCTTCCCCAGCACCATCGGAATGCTGATCGACACCGGCCGCAACGGCTGGGGCGGTTCGGCCCGGCCGTCCGGTCCGAGCACCTCGACCGACCTGAACACCTTCGTCAACCAGTCGAAGGTCGACAGGCGCATCCACGCCGGCAACTGGTGCAACCAGAGCGGTGCCGGCATCGGCGAGCGGCCGAGGGCGAACCCCGCCACCGGTATCGACGCCTACGTGTGGATCAAGCCCCCGGGTGAGTCGGACGGCGCGAGCCAGGAGATCCCCAACGACCAGGGCAAGGGCTTCGACCGGATGTGTGACCCCACCTACGGTGGCAACGCGCTCAACGGCAACAACCCCACTGGTGCGCTGCCGGACGCTCCGATCGCCGGTGCGTGGTTCTCCGCGCAGTTCCGCCAGCTCATGGCGAACGCCTACCCGGCTCTGTCCTGA
- a CDS encoding PHP domain-containing protein yields MGHGSSHGHPHDHPHEHPRSEAALDQGDLAAVVDMAIPDAELSPGQVSRRQMFRRAGLLGAGLTAAGVLGTPAAASAATPRHTGGGREPRGGYLWLAGDHHIHTQHSSDGMYKVSDQVGHGAAYGLDWMVITDHGSVAHAKIGVEKVNPDIVAARRDHKETLVFQGLEWNIPGAEHGTVFVAPGRNEVSTLKEFENGYDGSVKNAGASTPQNEALAIAGLNFLADSVRRRRVDGALFLANHPSRKGLDSPHEIRGWRDAQPGIAVGMEGAPGHQAAGIPRPAGPGSGRGFYDSTPGADSWPGYPPESYKTFGGFDWMTSTVGGLWDSLLAEGKGWWITANSDAHAIHADTTVRGGGDFNADGRYDDPAYGGTLNVNAGDFWPGFYSRTHVGARSFDYLAVMEAIRQGRVWVDHGGLISALVVRARQSGTGQLGVSLGDTLHVRKGAKVEVSIEITLAGVPNWAQVVPALARVDVIQGDVTGPVTDPDAFTTPSTKVVSSYEVGKNSGTVTFTYKVGAVDRPVYVRLRGTDGKRSAPGLLGAAVDPHGPAIDVYGDADPWNDLWFYSNPIWIVPRG; encoded by the coding sequence ATGGGACACGGCTCCTCTCACGGTCACCCACACGATCATCCGCACGAGCACCCGCGCAGCGAGGCCGCACTCGACCAGGGTGACCTGGCCGCCGTCGTCGACATGGCGATCCCCGACGCGGAGCTCTCCCCCGGTCAGGTGTCCCGGCGCCAGATGTTCCGCCGCGCCGGGCTCCTCGGCGCCGGTCTGACCGCCGCGGGTGTGCTCGGCACCCCCGCCGCCGCGTCGGCCGCCACACCGCGGCACACCGGAGGCGGCAGGGAACCGCGCGGCGGCTACCTGTGGCTCGCCGGCGACCACCACATCCACACCCAGCACAGCTCCGACGGCATGTACAAGGTGAGCGACCAGGTCGGCCACGGCGCCGCGTACGGCCTCGACTGGATGGTCATCACCGACCACGGCAGCGTCGCGCACGCCAAGATCGGTGTGGAGAAGGTCAACCCCGACATCGTGGCCGCGCGCCGCGACCACAAGGAGACCCTGGTCTTCCAGGGCCTGGAGTGGAACATTCCCGGCGCCGAGCACGGCACCGTCTTCGTGGCCCCCGGCCGCAACGAGGTGTCCACACTCAAGGAGTTCGAGAACGGCTACGACGGCTCGGTCAAGAACGCCGGCGCGAGCACCCCGCAGAACGAGGCCCTCGCCATCGCCGGCCTGAACTTCCTGGCCGATTCGGTGCGCCGCCGCCGCGTCGACGGCGCGCTGTTCCTCGCCAACCACCCCTCGCGCAAGGGCCTGGACTCCCCGCACGAGATCCGCGGCTGGCGCGACGCGCAGCCCGGCATCGCGGTCGGCATGGAAGGCGCGCCGGGCCACCAGGCCGCCGGCATCCCCAGGCCCGCCGGTCCCGGCTCCGGCCGCGGCTTCTACGACAGCACCCCCGGCGCCGACTCCTGGCCGGGCTACCCGCCGGAGAGCTACAAGACGTTCGGCGGCTTCGACTGGATGACCTCGACCGTCGGCGGTCTGTGGGACAGCCTGCTCGCCGAGGGCAAGGGCTGGTGGATCACCGCCAACTCCGACGCGCACGCGATCCACGCCGACACCACGGTGCGCGGCGGCGGCGACTTCAACGCCGACGGCCGCTACGACGACCCCGCCTACGGCGGCACGCTCAACGTCAACGCGGGTGACTTCTGGCCCGGTTTCTACAGCCGCACCCACGTCGGCGCACGGTCGTTCGACTACCTCGCGGTCATGGAGGCGATCCGCCAGGGCCGGGTGTGGGTGGACCACGGCGGCCTGATCAGCGCGCTCGTCGTACGGGCCCGCCAGTCCGGCACCGGACAGCTCGGCGTCAGCCTCGGCGACACGCTGCACGTGCGCAAGGGGGCCAAGGTGGAGGTCTCCATCGAGATCACCCTCGCCGGCGTCCCCAACTGGGCCCAGGTCGTGCCGGCGCTGGCCCGTGTGGACGTCATCCAGGGTGACGTGACCGGCCCGGTCACCGACCCCGACGCCTTCACCACGCCGTCCACCAAGGTCGTGTCGTCCTACGAGGTCGGCAAGAACAGCGGCACCGTGACGTTCACCTACAAGGTGGGTGCCGTGGACCGTCCGGTGTACGTGCGGCTGCGCGGCACCGACGGCAAGCGGTCCGCGCCGGGCCTGCTCGGCGCGGCCGTGGACCCGCACGGCCCGGCGATCGACGTGTACGGCGACGCCGACCCGTGGAACGACCTGTGGTTCTACAGCAACCCCATCTGGATCGTGCCCCGCGGATGA
- a CDS encoding DUF6879 family protein: MTTTTVPEFKDLIAQTRFSALHLEMRDQYTPKGAVFVDWKAGVPIELERHQAWVDLVGETIGRGVDWRRARIVSEPVTEFIRYEHETTTIVNVPAGENVRWLPRRFASDLLLPGNDFWVFDEKLVRFTHFTGDGAYGPHELTDDPRIVKACLEAFEAVWARAIDHKDYEPVSA; this comes from the coding sequence ATGACGACGACGACGGTCCCAGAGTTCAAGGACCTCATCGCGCAGACCCGTTTCTCGGCGCTGCACCTGGAGATGCGCGACCAGTACACCCCCAAAGGCGCGGTCTTCGTGGACTGGAAGGCCGGCGTCCCCATCGAGCTGGAGCGGCACCAGGCGTGGGTCGACCTGGTGGGTGAGACCATCGGACGCGGGGTGGACTGGCGCCGTGCGCGCATCGTGTCGGAGCCGGTGACCGAGTTCATCCGGTACGAGCACGAGACCACCACCATCGTGAACGTCCCCGCCGGGGAGAACGTGCGGTGGCTGCCGCGGCGGTTCGCCTCCGACCTGCTGCTGCCCGGCAACGACTTCTGGGTGTTCGACGAGAAGCTGGTGCGGTTCACCCACTTCACCGGGGACGGCGCGTACGGGCCGCACGAGCTGACCGACGACCCGAGGATCGTCAAGGCGTGCCTCGAGGCGTTCGAGGCCGTGTGGGCCCGCGCGATCGACCACAAGGACTACGAGCCGGTCTCCGCCTGA
- a CDS encoding truncated hemoglobin: MPSQVPAHDGKVLLVADQGVKPAEHMTASEVDAKVDDFYTGIGGAAFFRALATRFYELVSKDDLLPALFPVHDWTRHADRLAEHYLRIYGENDLTAAWDPRMHQAHAHMLISRDHRLRWLALMREAGTSLAAPEPYFTEFMTIMKIASGEMMAVSRGAAIARGQRFHWDGSPR; encoded by the coding sequence ATGCCGTCACAGGTGCCCGCGCACGACGGGAAGGTCCTGCTGGTCGCCGACCAAGGCGTCAAGCCGGCCGAGCACATGACCGCGTCCGAGGTGGACGCGAAGGTCGACGACTTCTACACCGGGATCGGTGGCGCGGCGTTCTTCCGCGCGCTCGCCACCCGGTTCTACGAACTGGTCTCCAAGGACGACCTGCTGCCGGCGCTGTTCCCCGTGCACGACTGGACGCGGCACGCCGACCGGCTGGCCGAGCACTACCTGCGGATCTACGGGGAGAACGACCTGACGGCGGCGTGGGACCCGCGGATGCACCAGGCGCACGCGCACATGCTCATCAGCCGTGACCACCGGCTGCGGTGGCTCGCGCTGATGCGGGAGGCCGGGACGTCGCTGGCCGCGCCTGAGCCGTACTTCACCGAGTTCATGACGATCATGAAGATCGCCAGCGGGGAGATGATGGCGGTGTCGCGCGGCGCGGCCATCGCCAGGGGCCAGCGCTTCCACTGGGACGGTTCACCCCGATGA